TCGGTCCCCGTTCCCACCGCCATGCCCAGGTCGGCTCTGATGAGGGCAGGTGCATCATTGATTCCATCACCCACGAAAGCAACCCGCCGACCGTCGGCCTGCAGTCTGGCGACTTCAGCCGCCTTGTCACCCGGAAGAACCTCAGCGAGTACCCGATCGATTCCTACCGAGCGGGCAATCGAGTCCGCCGTTCTCTGGTTGTCGCCGGTGAGCATGGCTACTTCAACGTGCATCTCTCGAAGGTGTTGTACGGCGGGGGCCGCAGTCGGACGAAGGACGTCCGCAACGGCCAGGGCACCCCTTGCCTCGCCGTCCCATCCTGCCAGGAACGACGTGTGCCCCTCGTCCGCCGACTGCTCGAGGGAGTTGGTGTAACGCTGGGGGAGTTGGTGGCCCTGGTCGGCCAGGAACTTGGCCGTACCGACCGTCACGCGGATTCCGTCTACGGTTCCAACCACGCCGCCCCCCGGGAAGTTCTCGAAGTCGGAAACCGTTCCGAGTTCGATGTCTCGTTCCTCGGCGCCGAGCGCGACGGCTCTAGCGATGGGGTGCTCCGAAGCTCCCTCGACCGAACCGGCCAGATAGAGGAACCGGTTGGTGTCCTCGTCGGTGACGACTTTGGCGAGGCTCATGAGCCCGCGGGTGAGGGTTCCGGTCTTGTCGAACACCACGGTGTCTATCGACCTGGCTCGTTCAAAGATCTCCGCCCCCTTGAACACGACGCCGAGTTCGGCACCGCGCCCGCTGCCGACCATGATCGCGGTCGGTGTGGCGAGTCCCAGAGCACACGGGCAGGCGATTATCAACACCGCCACCGCCGCCCGAACCGCCGGCGAGATCTCTCCGCCGATTCCCATCCACAACGCCAAGGTTGCCACGGCGATGAGGATGACAACGGGGACGAACACCCCGGATACCCGGTCGGCGAGCTGTTGGATGGGCGCTTTCGATGCCTGTGCATCGGCGACGAGCTTGACGATCTGCTGCAGGGCTGTCTCCTGCCCCACCCTGGTGGCGCGTGCGGTGATACGGCCCTGCTGGTTGAGTGTTGCACCGAAGACTTCGTCGCCAATCGTCTTGTCGATCGGCATCGACTCGCCGGTGAGCATGCTCTCGTCGAGCGAAGATGCTCCTTCGGTGATCTCGCCGTCCGTCGGGATCTTTTCCCCCGGCTTGATCACCATCAGATCGCCTGCCTGGACCTCTTCGATAGGCACCATGACCTCGACGCCGTCCCGAAGCAAACGGGCTTCTTTTGCCCCCAACTCGAGGAGCTTGGTAACGGCGGCTGAAGCCCTTCCTTTGGCCCGGGCCTCGAAGTACCGACCGAGGAGAATGAAGGTGATGATGGCGCCGGCCGTCTCGAAAAAGATCGCCTCGCCCGCGAAGATCGCCCAGATCGAGAAGAAGTAGGCAGAGAGGGTCCCGATCGAAACCAGTGTGTCCATGCTGGCTCCGAATGAGCGGAGCTGCTTCCCGGCGACTTTGTGGAACTGCCAGCCGAACACGAACTCCACCGGGGTCACTAGCGCCCATTGGAGCAGGTGGCTCCAGCGTTCGTCGGGGCCGAACATGCCAAGGACCAGGACGGGGACTGTGAAAAGGGCGGCAAGCAGGAAGTTGCGCCACTGGAAGCGCTCCTCTTCCGAGTACCGTTCAACCTGAGTGATCCGCTCATCATCTTCGTTGACGAGATTGATCTTGTAGCCGATCTTGGAAACCGCGGCCCGCAACGCCTCGATATCGACGGCTTCGGCGATGTCGACCCTGGCTTCACCGCCTGCGTAGTTGACCACCGCCTCTACGCCTTCCTGGCGATTGAGCACGCGTTCAACACGCACCGCGCACGATGCGCACGTCATTCCCTCAACGTCGAACGTCAGGGTGTCGGTAGCGGTTGGGGGTTTTGACATAGTGGGCAACCTTCGGATAGGCGGGCGCCGCCGACGTTCACGCCCTAGCGGGTGACTTCGTAGCCCTGACCCTCGATGGCGCCGATGATGGCGTCGAGTTCCAGCGCTGTGTCATCCCAGGTGACGTCGACGGTTCGGGGCTCGATGTGAACCTCAGCAACCGTTACACCGGCAAGGTCATTGAGGGCGCCCTCTATGGACATCTTGCAATGGCCGCAAGAAATGTCGGGAACGGAAAGGGTTTGAGTGGTCATAGTGCCTCCAGGTTGGGAGCGGGTCCGGTAACGGCCGCGGTGTACTTCATGACTTCCATCAGCTCGTCGACGACTTCCAGCGTTCTCCCCTCATCAACCGCGTGAGCGACGCACGTCTCCAGATGGTTCTGGAGAAGAATCCGGTTGACCTTCTCGAGCGAACCCTGGAGGGCAGATACCTGCTTCATTATCTCGGGGCAGTACCGATCGTCGTCCACCATGCCGATCACGCCATCGAGGTGACCCCGTACGGTCTTGAGCCGATTGAGGGCGGCCTTCTTGTGGACTTCTTGCATGACCGCACTATAGCACCCCACCTGGGGTGGGGTAAGACCCCGTCGGGTTTGGTGAGGAATGGGCCAAGGCCCCGGGGAGGGTGGGTATCCGGGGCCTCGGCGAGATGGCGCCTGCGGAAGTGGGGAGTGCCGAGGGCGCCAAGCTTTGTTATCTGTGCAATCGCAGGATGAGGTCGGAACAAGTGATTCCGAAACGACGTCCTGTTCGCTGCTACGTGCCTTCAGGAACGATCCTGCCCCGGACTCGTGGGAATTTCACGGGCGCATGGGCGTAGCAGTGCTCGCGCCGGTTGTACTGCGAAAGCCTTGTGTCGCAGTTCGAATCGGCGCAGACACGACCGGTTGTGAAGGTCTTTGAGGGACGAACTCCCCCTCGAAGACGCCGTCCTTTGAGTGTGTTGTCTGCCATGTTGGGCCTCCTCAGGCCTATGTTCCCCGTACAACGCTGGCGAGGTTAGATCTATTTCCACTATCTCGCCAGTGTATATTCGATTTCCCCTGTTCTACGTACCCGATGTCATTGCCGGATGAATAAATCGTATGCGACAAATCTCACAGGAGCGTTAACGCCGGGTGAAGATCCGGTAAGAACCCCCCGGGGCTTCTTGTGTGTGTCGACACGAGGGTTCTCATGCCCCTTATACGCTCGGGGGCGGGCCGTGGTTCCCGGGAAAGCCCGGATTTCGCCCGGCTACCGGCTGATGCCCAGCTTCGCCAGAAACGCGGCGTTGGATGGTTCTCGCCCGAGGAAGTCACGGAGGAGCTCTGCGGCATCCTTGGATCCATTCGGCTCTAGGACGGCCTTCCGGTATGAACGGCCGACCTCCGGGTTGGTGACGCCTGCTTCAGAGAACTTGCTGAACATGTCGTCGCCGAAGACCTCAGACCACAGGTATCCGTAGTAGCCGGCGTCGTAGCCGCCCATGAGGTGGCCGAAACTCGAGGGGAAGAACGTGTCTTCATGGGGTGGAAACAGCGTGATCTCCTGCGATTCGGTCAGTATCGCATCGAGGTCGCGATCGTCTCGCGGTCCGTGCATACCCATGTCGAGCCACCCGAAGGAGATCTGCCGGAGGGTGGTGAGCGCAACGTTGAGATCCCGGGCGGCGACGAGTTGCTCGACCAGGTGAGTGGGAATCGGTTCTCCCGTCTGATAGTGCCGGGCGAACCGGCCCAGCACCTCCGCGTTCCAGCACCAGTTCTCCATGATTTGTGAAGGTGCCTCGACGAAGTCCCACTCGGTGTTGGCAGCTGAGAATCGCACGAATTCCGCCCTGGTGAGTGACATGTGGAGGATGTGGCCGAATTCGTGGAACAGGGTGACAACCTCGTTGTGCTGTAGCAACGAGGGCTTGCCGGTGGTCGGTTTCGTGAAATTGGCGACGATAGCGGAGACGGGTGTCTCGAACCCCCCACCGGCAGATAGATGGCCCGGCACCAGCGGGAAGGCAGCCGCGTGGCTGTACTTGCCCTGGCGCGGAAACAAGTCGGCGAAGAAGTGGGCAATCAGCTCTCCGGAGGCCGTATCCCGGACCTGATACAAGGTGACATCGTTATGCCATGCACCGGGCGACTCGATCCGCTGGTAGTCGAGCCCGAAGACCTCGCCGGTGATCGCAAACATGCCTTCGATGACTTGCTCGATCGGGAAGTACTGCGCTACCTCGTTCGGATCAACACCGTATCGCTCTTTGCGAAGCCGGGTGTCGTAATAGCGATAGTCCCATCCACGCAAAGTGTCGTCGTAGCCGTCTTTCTGCAGGAGGGCGGTCATCGTCGCTCGTTCCTGTCCGCCCTTTGCGGACAGGGGTGGGATGAGGCCCTCATAGAACTCGAACACCGCCTCGGGGCGCTTCGCCATCTTGACTTCCATGCTGTGGTGCGCCCATGAGGGTTGGTCGAAGATCGCGGCGATTCGTTCCCTGATTCGAACGGCTTCCTCGAGGATCGGCCGGTTGGATTCGACCGCCTGAGTGTTGAACTTGAACGTCAGTTGCTCACGCAGGTCTCGACGCCTGGCGCTCTCCATGAATGGGACGACGTCCGGATAGTCCATCGAGATCTTGAGGCTTCCCTCCTCATCTCCAGGCTTGAGCTGGGCTGCGTAGCCGTCGGGTAGCCCATCGAGATCCGCGGACGTGACGATCAGGTAATCCTCGTACTCGGCCAGGTTCTTGGAGAACGCCACAGAGAGCTCGACCAGCCGGTCCTGATGATCCTTGAGCTCTGCTCGCGCCTCGTCACCCAGCTCGTGCCCGGCCCGGCGAAAGTCCCGCATCGTGAAGTCGAGAAAGCGACGCTGCTGGGGCGTGAGTCGACGGGCTTCTTCCGTTTCGGAGAACTCCCTGACGGCCTCGTAGAGGTCCTGTCGGAATTCGAGTTCGACCTGCCACTTCGACAGACGCTCTTCGGCTTCCCGGGCGGTATTACGGATGTCCTCCTCGGTTGAGACGTTCCCGAGGAACGGTCCCCGACCGTACGCATGACCCACGAGAACGGCGAGGGAATCGAGCGGCTGCATGGTGTTGGCGAACGTGCGATCGCCGGTGAGGTCAACGATCTCCTGGATCAGCTGGTTGCCGCCGGACACGGCTCGGTCGACGGTCGCATGAATGGAGGCCCCGGTAGCGGAGGTGTAGTCGAATGGCATGCCGAAACGATAGTGCGGCTTCGCTACCGTGAGGCCATGGATACAGGTTTGGGCGGCAAGCGCGTACTCGTCACCGGAGGCGCGGGAGGTATCGGGGCCGCCGTCGTCAGGGCCTTCGCTTCCGAAGGAGCCGCCGTGGCGGTGCACTACCACTCCTCGCGAGAACAAGCCGAGGTCCTCAGCGCCGAGGTTGGCGGCATTGCGTTGTTTGCCGATCTGACCGTTGAGGAACAGTCGGCCGAGTTGATTCCCGCTGCAGCCGCGGGTCTAGGGGGTCTGGATGTGTGCGTTGCCAACGCCGGAGCTTATCCGGCCGACCCGACGCCGTTGTGGGAGATGTCGCTCGAGCGCTGGCACAGGGTGCTCGACGCCAACCTGACGTCGGTGTTCTTGACCGCTCGCGGGTTCCTTCGTCACGTTCGGCAGACGGGAGCCGGGAACCTCGTGCTAGTCGGGTCGACTGCCGGCACGTTCGGTGAAGCCGGGCACTCGGACTACGCGGCTGCCAAGGGAGCGATCGGCTCCGGGTTGCTGGCCTCGCTGAAGAACGAGGTGGTTGACCTCGGCCCGGGCGTGCGTGTGAACGCGGTCGCTCCAGGTTGGACGGCCACCCCCCGGCGGGTCTCAGCCGGGATCGATCCGCGGCACTTCGAGCGGGCCACCTCGACGATGGCCCTCAAGAAACTCGCCACTCCCGAGGACGTGGCAGCTCAGGTGGTCGTGCTTGCGTCTGATCGTCTGTCCGGACACGTGACGGGTCAACTCGTGACGGTCTCCGGCGGCATGGAAGGCCGCCTCATCTGAGTTTTCTCCGCAATGCTGTGTATTGCCACGGTCCATTGCATTGCGGAGAAAACCATCTCCCGTTTCTCGGCAATGCTGTGTATTGCCACGGTCCATTGCATTGCGGAGAAAACTCAGAAGAAGAGCATTCGGGTGGCGGCGACCACCGCCATCACGATGATCACCCATCGGATCCATCCTGCCCCCTTGGCGACGGCTAGGCGGGTGGCAAGGATGGCTCCGCTCACGTTGCCGATGCCCATGACCAGCCCGTAAGACCAGTTGACCTGGGCGGCCGAGGCGAACAGCAGCAGCGCTACCGGCGTGTAGACCAGGATCAAGAAGACCTTGGCAGCATTACCGCGCACCAGATCCAATCCGCCTCCGACGACCAGGGCCGCCAGCAACAGGAATCCGACACCCGCCTGCACAAACCCGCCGTAAAAGCCAACCCCGAAGAAGATCAAGCTTCTGAGGGGCTCGCGGATCGACTTCTCCTGTCCACCGAGCCACTGTGACGGCTTGATCAACACAGACGCAGCTACGAGCACGAGGACGAATGCGAACACCTTCGTCATCGCCTCTGAGTCGAGCCGCGTTGCGATCCACGCACCCGTGATGGCACCGATCACCGTCGCCGGGACGAGTGGAACGACCTTTCTCCAGTCGAGTTTGCCCGCTCGACGAAAACCCGCAACGGCTGCGACTTGCGCCATCAGGATGGCGATCCGGTTTGTTCCGTTGGCGATGCCTGCGTCACCGAGCGCTTCGAGGAGCACGGGGATCGTGATGACCGACCCACCGCCGGCCACGGTATTGACGAAGCCTGCCGCGAATCCGGCCGCAATCAACAGCGCTGCCGTGAGGGGATCCATGACGGGGGATGTTAGAGCGCCCGGTGTGAGCAGGGCCCGTCTAGAGGGTTGAGAACCGGTGCTTTGAGTCGCACCGGTAGGAAATGAGGGCATATGATCGAGCCATGAGCGAAGAAGTACGCGTCACGGCGATCATGCACGACACAACCGACCTCGATCAGGCGGTCGATTTCTGGACGGCAGTCCTCGGCATCGAGGTTCTCGAGCGAGCGGGCAACTTCGTGTATCTCGGGCGCCTCAGCGGCGAAGGCCCTCACCTCGCCTTTCAGCTCGTCCCGGAAGCCAAGGAGGTCAAGAACCGCCTTCATCTCGATATCCAGGTCCCCGATCGAGCTGATTTCGCAGCCAGGATCGAGGAGCTTGGAGGCCGGCGCCTCGGCGAACATCAGGAGGGCGAATTTCCCGCCTGGATTGTCATGGCCGATCCGCAGGGCAACGAGTTCTGCATATACGACGGGCGCTCTGCATAGGGCTGGAACGGTGCGCCTCCAGGGCCACCTGGCCGGCGGAGGTGAGCGGTCCGGCCTTTGGCGTTGGGCGACCGGCCGGCGGTGGCCTGCCGTGCGAGTCCCGACGGTGCCGGCACTTACGCCTCTGACTCCCTGGTTCTGCCCTACCTGTTGATTTTCTTTGGCCAAACGCTTGGTTCAGAAGGGGCGGCTGGTCAGACTGTTGTCATGTCCCGATCGTTGATTGCCTTTGTCCTGCTGCTGGCAGGATGTGGTTCCGGTGTCGCGACGGTTGAAGTGCTCGTTCCACCAACCGCGCCGACGACCACGACCGTTGTCGCCGATGTGCGGCCGTCCACCACGATCGGGGCACCTCCGCTCGCCACTGTCACCCTCGCATTCGGTGGGGATACGTCCTTCACGCATGGACTGGCGAACGCCGACCCGTTTGCAGGCGTCGCCGGGTTGATAACGGAGGCTGATCTCTTCTGGATCAATCTCGAGACGGCCGTCGCCGAAGAAGGCGTTGGGACCACTCTCGACAAGGAGTACGTATTCATTTCACCACCGGTGACAGCCGAGCTACTGGCGGCGGCCGGCGTGGATGGTGTGGCACTGGCCAACAACCATGCGATGGACGCCGGGATCAACGGTCTCGCGCGGACGCTCGACTTGCTCGACGCGGCCGGGGTCGCCCATGCGGGAGCCGGCCTGAATCGAGCTGAGGCGTATGCCCCCGCGCTGGCGAGGGTCGGATCTGAGTCGGTAGCCGTCGTCTCGTTCTCCCGGGTGCTGCCCTCCGATTCCTGGACGGCGACCGAGAACCGGCCGGGCTTGGCATCTGCCTATCAACCGTTCGTCGACGAATCCGTCGCGACTGTTTCCAGGGCGGCGCAACTGGCAGACCTCGTCGTTGTGATGGTGCACTGGGGCATAGAGCGCTCAGAATGCCCCGAGGCGTACCAGCGGGAACTGGCCGTGCAGTGGGCGGGTGCCGGTGCCGATCTCATCATCGGAAGCCATCCTCACGTTCTACAGGGCGTTGAACGCATCGCCGAAACCTGGGTGGTCTACTCGACCGGCAATCTCGCCTTTCCGTCGGCCTATTCGGAAGACACTACGCAGACGGCCCTATTTTGGTTCACGACCACGGATGACGGTACCGAGTTGCACGCCACACCCGTGCGGATCGTCGAAGGGCGGCCGAAGATCGCCTCGGACGCCGATCGAGCGACAATCCTCGGCACGCTGAATGGCCGTTCGATCAATGTGGTGTTCGATTCGGCAGGGAGGGCAACGGTCGCCGGCGGCGACTCAGTCTGTCGCTGACTTCGCTTCCCAAACGACCGGGCTGGCCGGCCACGCAATCGGTTCCCCTTCGATCCAGGTCGCCAGAACCTTTGTTTCCCGTAGCCGGTCGGGGTCAACCTCCACCGGATTGCGATCGACGATGGTCAGATCACAAGGTTCACCCACTTCGAGCCGTGGTGAGCCGGTGGCCCTCGCCGCACCGGTGGTGAACAGAGCCAGGGACTCAGTGGCGGTGAGGCGTTCGGCAGGAGTCAGCCCTGCTCGGTCCCGGGCAGCTGCCATTCCCCACCATGGAGACGGAGGCTCCACAGGGCAGTCGGAACTCCCGGCCAGGGGCACACCCTCCTTCAGGAGCGACCGGAATGCATAGGTGCGGTCGAGCCGCTCTTTCCCGACCCGGCTCTCCAGCCATCCTGCTTCCGACATGAGGAAGGACGGCTGAACAACTGCCGTTGCTCCGAGTTCGGCCATGCGTTCGACGTCCCGCTCCGTGATGACGGAGACATGCTCGATGCGCAAGTCTTCCGGATCGGCTCCGCTCTCCAGCAAGCGTTCGTACATGTCGAGCACGGCCGCGTTGGCCCGGTCGCCGATGGCATGCACGGCGACCCGGCCATCCAACTCGAGGGCCGCCCGCGCCATTTGCTCGGTGCCGGCGTCTATCCGGATGGTCCCGGTGGTGTCGTGATCGGCGAATGGTTCGTACATCGCCGCCGTATGCCCCCCGAAGCTTCCGTCTGCGAACTGCTTCACGCCCAGAAACCGAACCCAGGGCCCGGCATTGGAGAGCCGTCCGGCTGCCGATTCCAGGGCTTGCGGATCGTCCGTGATGGCAAGCACCGACATTCGCAGCGGCAGATCCGGGCCGACTTCGGTCACGAGATCGAGTTCGTTGCCGACCCCGCACCACAAGTCCCCGCTCAGGTCGATGATCGCCCCGAGCGACGTCAGCCCCAGCGAAGCAAGCCCGTACATGGCCGTCAGGAACTCGTCGGGGGTGAGATTGCCGGTGCGCCCACCAACCGGACCGGCTGCCAGGGCAATAGCCGTCTCGCGCAGGACTCCGGTCGGGATTCCGTCGGCGTCCCGATCGATGATCCCCCCGATTGGGGTGGGGCTGGTCGCGGTAACTCCGGCCAATTCGAGTGCGGCAGTGTTGGCAACGGCCACATGACCGCAATAGCGGTAGAGCAGCACCGGCCGGTCCCCGACCACTGCATCGAGGTCGGTTCGAGTTGGGAAGCGCCCAATCGCCTGATCATCGAACCGGGTGCCGACCAGTGCGCGGCCCGGCTCGAGTTGTGACGCCGCCTCACCGACCATGGCGATGAGATCCGCAATGCTGCCGGCGTCGTCGAGGTTCAACCTCATCAGGGCCGTCGTATAACCCAAGGGGTGGAAATGGGCATCGACTAGGCCCGGGGTGATCACTCCTCCGGAGTAGCGCTCCTCGACGAGGCCCGATGCTCGTAGGTCCTCCGCCCACCCGATTGCCTCAATCCGGCCGTCCCGTACCAACACGGCGTTGCCGCCCGCTCCATCCGGAGTAACGATTGATTCGGCGATGATCAGGCGTCGTCGCATCGAGCCGCCCGTTGGTTGGTTGTTGCCATCAAGACGAAAGTACCCGCTTGATGGACGGTTCGAGCATTGTCTGGAGAGCGCGGTGGATGCCACCATTGGTGGCCAGGACAAAGCGATCGTCTACCCGGGAGGCGTCACCAGTTTCATTGGTGACCCGGCCGCCCGCTTCGGATACGAGGAGGATTCCGGCTGCCACATCCCAGGGCTTGAGGCCGAACTCCCAATATCCGTCCAGACGTCCTGCCGCCACCCAGGCAAAGTCGAGGGATGCAGTCCCGAACCGCCGCACACCTCGCGCAACGCGTAATGCATCTGTCACCGGCGCCGTGTATAGGTCGGCGCGTTCCTGCCGGTCGTAGGGGAACCCGGTAACCAGCACACTCGAGCCGAGATCGGTGCGACCCGTGACCCTGATCGGCTTCCCATTCAGGAGAGCGCCTTGTCCCCGGTCGGCCGCGAAGACGTCGTCACGCATAACGTCGACGACCACGCCCACCAATGGCTCCGCCCCGTCCCACAGACCGACCGAGACTCCGACGTGTGGAACCCCTGCAACGAAGTTGACCGTTCCATCGAGCGGGTCGATGATCCACCTGCGTCCAGCCCCACCCGTCTTTCCACCGCTCTCCTCCGCCAGCACTCCGTCGTCCGGGCGGTGGGCATGGATGACCGTCAGAATGGCGTGTTCGGACTGGCGATCGGTCTCCGTCACCGGATCGACCGCGCCCTTCATCTCCGGGGGAATGGAGGCACCGAAACCATCGCGAACCACCTCCGCGCCGGACAACGCCGCCTGCACTGCAACGTCGAGATCTGAAGTAGATGTCATACCGCAGAGGCTAGGCCAAAGGAACCCATGAATAGTGGCCTGAGGCGGACGGTGCCATACAATCGAGCGCCATGGTGTCGTTCGTAGTTGCGCTTCTGGCGGCCCTCGTGGCCGTGCTTGCCTTTCCTCCTTTCGGCCTCGGGTTCCTCGCCCTGCCGGCGGCGGTCCTGTTGCTGTGGGCCCTGCGCAGGGCTCCTTCCGCGCTGGTGGCAGCATTGTCGGCCGCCGGCTACGGCATCGCTTTCTTTGGCTTCCTCATGTGGTGGATCAGCAGAACTGAGCCGATTGCACTCCTCGCCCTCGTCGTCACCGAGTCCCTGTTTCTGACCGGAATGGGTTGGTTCGTCTACCGGCAGCGTCGACTCCCTTTGTGGTCATGGACCGCGGCTATCGCGGGTGGATGGGCGCTGATGGAGATTCTGCGCGGATGGATGCCGGTCGGCGGCCTTCAATGGGGCGGTCTCGGCTACGCGCTGGCCCCCTACGCACCGGCGCGCGGGGCCGCGGCGTTGATCGGCGCCTCCGGATGGTCGGTCGTCATCGTGATGACGGCGGCCGTCGCCGTCGGTATCTTCGAGGGGCGGGCTCGCCGCGTCTGGATGCTTCCACCCCTCAGTCTTTGGGTCGTGCTCCTGAGCGCCGGGGCGTTGTGGCCGGCGGTTGCCGATGGGCCGTCGCTGCGGGTGACCGTGGTGCAGGGGAGCACGCCGTGCGTCGAGCATTGTGCAGGCGATCGTCTGGCGATTTACGAGAACCATCTGCGACTCACGCAGACCTTGCCTGCCGGGTCGGCCGATCTCGTCGTGTGGGGGGAGAGCGCAACGGGATACGCAACCGACCCCTTGCTGGAGCCGACCGTTGGGGCTTCGATCGCAGACGAAGCCACC
This DNA window, taken from Acidimicrobiia bacterium, encodes the following:
- the lnt gene encoding apolipoprotein N-acyltransferase; this encodes MVSFVVALLAALVAVLAFPPFGLGFLALPAAVLLLWALRRAPSALVAALSAAGYGIAFFGFLMWWISRTEPIALLALVVTESLFLTGMGWFVYRQRRLPLWSWTAAIAGGWALMEILRGWMPVGGLQWGGLGYALAPYAPARGAAALIGASGWSVVIVMTAAVAVGIFEGRARRVWMLPPLSLWVVLLSAGALWPAVADGPSLRVTVVQGSTPCVEHCAGDRLAIYENHLRLTQTLPAGSADLVVWGESATGYATDPLLEPTVGASIADEATRIGAYFLVGGDRPIGDDHFVNANMLFDATGAYLGEYNKRQPVPFGEYVPWRSVFGLIPATDRVPRDMLRGTGPVVFDLGPGSIGSVISFEGSFARHTREHVRDGARLMVVTTNERSYGLGPAADQLIDMTRMHAAENGIDLVQAAITGKSAIITGGGEITAVTPLYEEAVISETVRFRSSGRTLVNLWGDWVSILAVAALVVSLVWSRLEPNRNERRAT